The following are encoded together in the Brassica napus cultivar Da-Ae chromosome A9, Da-Ae, whole genome shotgun sequence genome:
- the LOC106400570 gene encoding extensin-2-like isoform X1 codes for MTSSPGMGRSAHLVYALGFVIMATMVAASYEPYTYSSPPPPMYNSPAPKVDYKSPPPPYVYSSPPPPPMYSPSPKVDYKSPPPPYVYSSPPPPHYSPSPKVDYKSPPPPYVYSSPPPPYYSPSPKVDYKSPPPPYVYSSPPPPPYIYSSPPPPPYYSPSPKVDYKSPPPPYVYSSPPPPPYVYNSPPPPPYYSPSPKVDYKSPPPPYVYTSPPPPYYSPSPKPEYKSPPPPYVYNSPPPPYYSPSPMIDYKSPPPPYVYSSPPPPYYSPSPKPIYKSPPPPYAYSSPPPPYYSPSPKPIYKSPPPPYVYSSPPPPYYSPSPKPSYKSPPPPYVYNSPPPPYYSPSPKPAYKSPPPPYVYSSPPPPYYSPSPKPAYKSPPPPYIYSSPPPPYYSPSPKPVYKSPPPPYVYSSPPPPYYSPSPKHVYKSPPPPYVYSSPPPPYYSPSPKPAYKSPPPQYVYSSPPPPYYSPSPKPAYKSPPPPYVYSSPPPPYYSPSPKPAYKSPPPPYVYSSPPPPYYSPSPKPVYKSPPPPYVYNSPPPPYYSPSPKVVYKSPPHPHVCVCPPPPPCYSHSPKIEYKSPPTPYVYHSPPPPPYYSPSPKHAYKSPPPPYVYSSPPPPYYSPTPKHAYKSPPPPYVYSSPPPPYYSPSFKPTYKSPPPPYVYSSPPPPPYYSPSPKVEYKSPPPPYVYSSPPPSPYYSPSPKVEYKSPPPPYVYSSPPPPPYYSPSPKVEYKSPPPPYYSPSPKVEYKSPPPPYVYSSPPPPPYYSPSPKVEYKSPPPPYVYSSPPPPSYYSPSPKVEYKSPPPPYVYSSPPPPPYYSPSPKVEYKSPPPPYVYSSPPPPPYYSPSPKVEYKSPPPPYVYSSPPPPPYYSPSPKVEYKSPPPLYVYSSPPPPPYYSPSPKVEYKSSPPPYVYSSPPPPAYYSPSPKVDYKSPPPPYVYTSPPPPAYSPSPKAEYKSPPPPSYY; via the coding sequence ATGACATCTTCTCCCGGGATGGGGCGTTCAGCCCATCTCGTTTATGCTCTTGGTTTTGTAATCATGGCAACAATGGTTGCTGCTTCTTATGAGCCCTACACTTATagctctccaccaccaccaatgTACAATTCTCCTGCACCGAAAGTTGACTACAAGTCTCCACCACCTCCTTACGTATACagttctcctcctcctccaccaatGTATTCGCCATCTCCTAAAGTGGACTATAAATCCCCACCACCTCCTTACGTCTACAGTTCACCACCACCGCCACACTATTCACCTTCTCCAAAGGTGGATTACAAATCTCCACCACCTCCTTACGTGTATagctcaccaccaccaccatattaCTCACCTTCTCCAAAGGTGGACTACAAATCTCCACCACCTCCTTACGTCTACAGctccccaccaccaccaccatacatATATAGTTCTCCACCcccaccaccatactactcaCCTTCTCCTAAGGTAGACTACAAGTCTCCACCACCTCCTTACGTCTATAGCTCTCCACCACCGCCCCCTTACGTTTACAACTCACCACCACCACCCCCATACTACTCACCCTCTCCTAAAGTTGATtacaaatctcctccaccaccttaCGTCTACacttctccaccaccaccatactattCACCTTCTCCAAAACCCGAATACAAATCTCCACCACCTCCATATGTTTACaactctccaccaccaccatactactcaCCTTCTCCAATGATTGATTACAAATCTCCACCACCTCCTTACGTCTACAGCTCTCCACCCCCACCATATTACTCACCTTCACCTAAACCAATATACAAATCTCCACCCCCACCGTATGCTTACagctcaccaccaccaccatactactcgCCTTCACCCAAACCCATATACAAATCTCCACCCCCACCATATGTCTACAGCTCCCCACCACCACCTTATTACTCTCCGTCACCCAAACCGTCATACAAGTCTCCACCACCTCCATACGTATACaactctccaccaccaccatactactctcCTTCTCCTAAACCCGCATACAAAtcgccaccaccaccatatgtctacagctcaccaccaccaccatactactcgCCTTCACCTAAACCAGCATAcaaatctccaccaccaccatatatCTACAGCTCTCCcccaccaccatactactcgCCTTCACCCAAGCCCGTATACAAATCCCCACCACCGCCATACGTCTACAGCTCCCCACCCCCACCTTACTATTCTCCATCACCTAAACATGTATACAAATCTCCACCACCTCCGTATGTCTACAGCTCTCCgccaccaccatactactctcCTTCTCCTAAGCCCGCGtacaaatctcctccaccacAATATGTCTACagttctcctccaccaccatactATTCTCCTTCCCCTAAGCCCGCATACAAATCACCACCACCGCCATATGTGTACAGTTCTCCCCCGCCACCATATTACTCGCCTTCTCCCAAACCCGCTTAcaaatctccaccaccaccatatgtaTACAGCTCCCCACCTCCACCTTATTACTCTCCTTCACCAAAACCTGTATAcaaatcaccaccaccaccatatgtttacaactctccaccaccaccatactattCACCATCACCTAAGGTGGTATACAAATCTCCACCACACCCACATGTTTGTGTCtgtccacctcctcctccatgTTACTCTCATTCTCCAAAGATTGAGTACAAATCTCCTCCAACACCATATGTTTACCATTCCCCACCTCCCCCACCTTATTACTCGCCTTCACCTAAACATGCATACAAATCCCCACCACCGCCGTACGTCTAcagttctccaccaccaccatactactctcCTACTCCTAAGCATGCAtacaaatctcctccaccaccatacgtttacagctccccaccaccaccatactactctcCTTCCTTTAAGCCCACAtacaaatctcctccaccaccgtatGTCTATAGCTCTCCACCCCCACCACCGTATTACTCCCCTTCTCCAAAGGTTGAGtacaaatctcctccaccaccatatgttTACAGCTCTCCACCTCCATCACCGTATTACTCTCCTTCTCCAAAGGTTGAGtacaaatctcctccaccaccatatgtctacAGCTCTCCTCCCCCACCACCGTATTATTCTCCTTCCCCAAAGGTTGAATACAAATCTCCCCCACCACCATATTATTCTCCTTCTCCAAAGGTTGAGtacaaatctcctccaccaccatatgtttacagctctccacctccaccaccgtaTTACTCTCCTTCTCCAAAGGTTGAGtacaaatctcctccaccaccatatgtctacAGCTCTCCTCCCCCACCATCGTATTATTCTCCTTCCCCAAAGGTTGAATACAAATCTCCCccaccaccatatgtctacAGCTCTCCACCCCCACCACCATATTATTCTCCTTCTCCAAAGGTTGAGtacaaatctcctccaccaccatatgttTACAGCTCTCCACCTCCACCACCTTATTACTCTCCCTCTCCAAAGGTTGAGtacaaatctcctccaccaccatatgtctacAGCTCCCCACCTCCACCACCGTATTACTCTCCTTCTCCGAAGGTTGAGtacaaatctcctccaccacTATATGTCTACAGCtctccacctccaccaccatatTACTCTCCTTCTCCAAAGGTTGAGTACAAATCTTCCCCACCACCTTATGTTTACAGTTCACCACCTCCACCAGCGTATTACTCTCCATCACCAAAGGTTGACTACAAATCGCCACCCCCACCGTATGTCTACacatctccaccaccaccagcaTACTCTCCATCTCCAAAGGCCGAATACAAATCTCCTCCTCCACCTTCGTATTATTAA